A segment of the Desulfovibrio sp. genome:
GCGCCCCACCCAGCACTACTCCATGGCTGGCGTGCGCACCAACAAGGACGGCGCAGCCTACGGCCTTAAGGGTCTGTACTCGGCCGGCGAAGCCGCCTGCTGGGACATGCACGGCTTCAACCGCCTGGGCGGCAACTCCCTGGCCGAGACCGTGGTGGCCGGCATGCACGTGGGCGGCAAGGTGGTCGAGTTCCTGAAAGGCACGGACACCGTGTTCAAGACCGAGGCCGTACGCGAGGCCCACGCCAAGCAGGAGGCCCGCATCAAGGCCTTGATCGCCGGCACCAACGGCCGCGAGAACGTCTATGCCGTGCGAAACGCCATGTTCGACGCCATCATGAGCGGCGCCGGCATCTTCCGCAACGGCAAGGACTTACAGGACAGCGTGGACAAGCTCACTGAAATCCTGCAGCGCGCCCGCAAGGTCGGGCTTCGGTCCAACGGTCTTGGCGCCAACCAGGAACTGTCCTTAGCGCTTAAGATCGAAGGGATGGTCAAGCTGGCGCAGTGCGTGTGCTACGGGGCGCTTAAGCGCACCGAATCGCGCGGTGCCCACACCCGCGAGGACTTCCCCGAACGCAACGACCGCGATTGGCTGAACCGCACCCTGGCCACCTGGGCCAAACCGTCCGATGATCTTCCCACGCTCAATTACGAGCCCGCCACCCACGTCTTCGAGATTCCTCCCGGAGAGCGTGGCTACGGCGGCGGCAAGATCATCCCCATGGACAACGCGCCCACGGCAAAGCCCAAGGGCAAGAAGGCCTAAGGAAGCGAGGAGAGCAAAATGGCCAGAATGCTGAAATTCAACATATTCCGTTACAACCCGCAGGATCCGGCGTCGGTCCCGCACATGCAGAGCTTCGCCATCGATGAGACGGAGTCCATGACCCTGTTCATCGTGCTGAACCGCCTGCGTGAAGAGCAGGATCCGTCGCTGCAGTTCGATTTCTGCTGCCGCGCAGGCATCTGCGGCGCCTGCGCCATGGTGGTCAACGGCCGCCCGGGCCTAGCCTGCCACACCAAAACCAAGGATCTGCCGGATGAGGTCACCCTCATGCCGCTGCCCATCTTCAAGCTGGTGGGGGATTTGTCCGTGGATACCGGAACCTGGTTTCGGGCCATGTACAAGAAGATCGAATCCTGGTGCCACACCAAGAAGGTCTTCGACCCCAACGCTCAGGAAGAGCGCATGGACAACGCCGTGGCCGAAGCCATCTACGAGCTCGACCGCTGCGTGGAGTGCGGATGCTGCGTGGCCGCCTGCGGCACGGCGCTCATGCGCGAGGACTTCCTCGGCGCCACTGCCCTAAACCGCGTGGCCCGCTTCATCCTGGACCCGCGCGACGAACGTACCGAGAAGGAATACTTCGATATCATCGGCACGGACGAGGGCATCTTCGGCTGTATGGGTCTTTTGGCCTGCCAGGACGTGTGCCCGAAATACCTGCCCCTGCAGGACGTGTTGGGCAAGCTGCGCAAGAAGATGGCCTTTGCCGCCGTCAACAACATCTTGCCCAGCTTCCTGAAGCGCGAGATCAGCTTGTAGTCCGGCTCTGGGGATATCTGCCGCAACGCGACGGATGTCTTCAGGATTTTTGCTGAAGAGGCAATTCAATCGGCTTCTCCCTGAATGGGGAAGCCAGGAACTCTGGAAGTCCAGGGGAGAACACACCACCCCTGGAACCAGGAAGAAATTCCTGGACGGGGCGCGGGGCAAGCCCCCCGCCCCGGCTTCCAAAAAAGGAGATGCGATGCGTACCATTAAAGCGCAGACGATCATCGACAAGGTGGCCGAGATGTGCATCGCGGCCAACCGGGAATTGCCCGAGGACGTCTTGGAGAAGTTCAAGAACTGCCAGGCCGCGGAAGAAAGCCCGGCCGCAAAGGAAACCTTCCGCCAGCTCCTGGAGAACGCTCAGCTTTCCAAGGACACCGGCCTCCCTCTCTGCCAGGACTGCGGCTTGGCCGTGTTCTTCGTGGAAATGGGCGAGGACGTGAAGGTCGAGGGCATGGGCATCCGCCAGGCCATCAACGACGGCATGGTCAAAGGGTACAAGGAAGGCTACCTGCGCAAGTCCTCGTGCGACCCTTTCAGCCGCAAGAACACCGGCGACAACTCCCCGGCGATCATCCACTTCGACCTGGTCCCCGGCGACAAGCTGAAGATATGGATGATGGCCAAGGGCGGCGGTTCCGAGAACATGAGCCGCGTGATGATGTTCCCTCCTGCCGCTGGCTGGAAGGGGCTGCGCGAGTTCATCATCAACCGGGTGGCCGAGGCCGGCCCCAACCCGTGCCCGCCGATTCTGGTTGGCGTGGGCATCGGCGGCAACTTCGAACTGGCGGCCATCAATTCCAAGAAAGCCCTCCTGCGCGACATCGATGACACGCACAGCGACCCCGATGTCGCCAAGCTCGAGGAAGAAATCCTGGCCGCCATCAACAAGCTGAACATCGGGCCCATGGGCCTGGGCGGCAAGACCACCTGCCTTGGCGTAAAGATCATGGTCGCACCGTGCCATCTGGCCAGCCTGCCCCTGGCAGTGAACGTTCAGTGCCACTCCGCGCGGCACAAGGAGGTGGTGCTCTAATGGCCGAATATCAACTCAACACCCCGCTCACCGATGCGGACATCGAGAAGCTGAAGTC
Coding sequences within it:
- a CDS encoding fumarate hydratase, whose translation is MRTIKAQTIIDKVAEMCIAANRELPEDVLEKFKNCQAAEESPAAKETFRQLLENAQLSKDTGLPLCQDCGLAVFFVEMGEDVKVEGMGIRQAINDGMVKGYKEGYLRKSSCDPFSRKNTGDNSPAIIHFDLVPGDKLKIWMMAKGGGSENMSRVMMFPPAAGWKGLREFIINRVAEAGPNPCPPILVGVGIGGNFELAAINSKKALLRDIDDTHSDPDVAKLEEEILAAINKLNIGPMGLGGKTTCLGVKIMVAPCHLASLPLAVNVQCHSARHKEVVL
- a CDS encoding fumarate reductase iron-sulfur subunit translates to MARMLKFNIFRYNPQDPASVPHMQSFAIDETESMTLFIVLNRLREEQDPSLQFDFCCRAGICGACAMVVNGRPGLACHTKTKDLPDEVTLMPLPIFKLVGDLSVDTGTWFRAMYKKIESWCHTKKVFDPNAQEERMDNAVAEAIYELDRCVECGCCVAACGTALMREDFLGATALNRVARFILDPRDERTEKEYFDIIGTDEGIFGCMGLLACQDVCPKYLPLQDVLGKLRKKMAFAAVNNILPSFLKREISL